One region of Thermoleophilia bacterium genomic DNA includes:
- a CDS encoding metalloregulator ArsR/SmtB family transcription factor, with product MQIKDCRTVVADELHQLFELHADVCQALANPHRLAIMYALKDGEKCVSDVAATVGISVHNASQHLRVLRDRLLVRARKEGQTVYYSIANPKFVDACRLIREALAEEYGAERLRLTELR from the coding sequence ATGCAAATAAAGGATTGCAGGACAGTGGTCGCAGACGAGCTACATCAACTTTTTGAACTCCATGCCGATGTGTGTCAGGCACTCGCTAACCCACACCGCTTGGCCATAATGTATGCCCTTAAAGACGGCGAGAAGTGTGTGAGCGACGTGGCTGCTACGGTGGGCATCTCTGTGCACAACGCCTCCCAACACTTGCGTGTCTTGCGCGACCGGCTTCTAGTGCGTGCTCGCAAGGAAGGACAGACAGTGTATTACTCCATCGCCAATCCTAAGTTTGTCGACGCATGTCGGCTGATCCGCGAGGCTTTGGCTGAGGAGTATGGCGCAGAGCGTTTGAGATTGACTGAGCTAAGGTAA
- a CDS encoding FAD-dependent oxidoreductase, whose protein sequence is MKYDALVIGGGIAGMESALKLGDMGYQVLLVEKAPSIGGKMILLSKVFPTLDCASCISTPKMAATIHHPNVTVLTYSEVKAIRSDGAGGFRALVRENARHVDLSACTGCRECEMVCNVAVPDEFNAGLVSRRAAFIAFPQAVPKKAVIERAGVSPCSFNCPAGIKAHGYVALVRSGQYEKAFQLVQETTPFVGTLGRACYAPCETECTRGLLEGAVSIRRLKRFIAERHHSSSQPEAPMSPNSTPSSGKKVAVVGSGPAGLTAAWHLASKGHEVTVFEAAPRPGGMLSLTLPSYRLPLEVVERDIASVVERGVNIVTSTRISNVQELRAQGYDAILVAVGTHDSVRLGVPGEDLPGVHRALDVLRAAKDGQNLGVEGKRVVVIGGGNVAMDAARTALRAGAARVEAISLESYEEMPAHPEEIEQAEAEGVVIRNSCGVARFVGEDGVRGVELLRCESVYDAEGRFSPKYAEGVIGVVECDAVIIAAGMRPDASGLGVPVGPGGRVQVDENTLQTSIPYVFAAGDVVTGPSMIVSAVGQGRRAAFMIDRFLRGESLDPSLFDSSLPMVDKNEVLSRQSSYTCMDPPAKLKVGKLPSGEFYPEEVPLSEEEALLAASRCLDCGVCSECQQCVVTCPASCIDLGMHDREYEVEVGAVILATGFELFPADAKPQYGYGRYKNVITGMQMDRLLAPTRPYNAVVRPSDGKIPDRIAYVLCTGSRDETVDNPLCSKICCMYSIKQNQLIMGTLPLADVTVYYMDVRAAGKGYDEFFEQAKAMGANFVRGRIAEIIEKDNGDLVLRYEDIENGGGMVEAEHDLVVLAVGVRPNLDLKQVFPDSAPALDEYLYVAEADEDLDPGRTTLPGIFVAGAAAGARDIPDSILHAGAAAIQAAAHLERLKVRA, encoded by the coding sequence ATGAAGTACGATGCTCTTGTCATCGGCGGTGGCATCGCTGGAATGGAGTCAGCTCTCAAGCTGGGCGACATGGGTTATCAGGTGCTGCTTGTTGAGAAGGCCCCTAGCATCGGGGGCAAGATGATTCTACTTTCCAAGGTGTTTCCCACTCTTGACTGCGCCAGTTGCATCTCCACGCCGAAAATGGCGGCAACTATTCACCATCCCAACGTCACGGTTCTTACTTATTCCGAGGTGAAAGCAATCCGATCCGACGGCGCAGGCGGCTTCCGGGCATTGGTGCGGGAAAATGCGCGACACGTGGATCTATCGGCTTGCACGGGTTGCCGCGAGTGCGAGATGGTCTGCAATGTCGCTGTGCCAGACGAGTTCAATGCTGGGCTGGTGTCACGGCGAGCGGCCTTTATCGCTTTTCCCCAGGCTGTTCCCAAGAAAGCGGTCATCGAACGGGCTGGGGTGTCACCGTGCAGTTTCAACTGCCCCGCTGGAATTAAAGCTCATGGATATGTGGCTCTAGTGCGCAGCGGGCAGTATGAGAAGGCTTTTCAGCTTGTGCAAGAAACCACCCCGTTTGTCGGCACTTTGGGCCGGGCCTGTTATGCGCCTTGTGAGACAGAGTGCACTCGCGGCCTTCTGGAAGGCGCGGTTTCAATTCGAAGGTTAAAACGGTTTATCGCGGAGAGGCATCACAGCAGCAGCCAGCCAGAAGCGCCAATGTCGCCGAACAGCACACCTTCCAGCGGTAAGAAGGTGGCTGTAGTTGGCTCAGGGCCCGCTGGGCTGACGGCGGCTTGGCACCTAGCAAGCAAAGGGCACGAGGTTACGGTCTTTGAAGCTGCACCCCGGCCTGGGGGTATGTTGAGTCTTACCTTGCCTTCGTATCGACTTCCGCTCGAGGTAGTAGAGCGGGATATCGCCAGCGTGGTTGAGCGCGGCGTAAACATTGTCACTAGTACACGGATTAGTAATGTACAAGAGCTTCGGGCCCAAGGGTACGATGCAATCCTCGTGGCTGTGGGGACACACGACTCGGTGCGTTTGGGAGTTCCAGGCGAAGATCTACCCGGGGTACATCGTGCTCTGGACGTGCTTAGAGCTGCCAAGGACGGCCAGAATCTGGGTGTCGAAGGCAAGCGAGTCGTGGTGATTGGCGGCGGCAACGTGGCCATGGACGCCGCGCGCACGGCTCTACGGGCTGGGGCTGCCCGTGTCGAGGCGATAAGCCTGGAGTCCTACGAGGAAATGCCGGCTCATCCTGAGGAGATCGAGCAGGCCGAAGCGGAAGGGGTGGTAATCCGCAACTCATGCGGAGTCGCTCGCTTTGTAGGAGAAGACGGTGTACGCGGCGTGGAGCTTCTGCGTTGCGAGAGCGTATACGATGCCGAGGGACGGTTTTCGCCCAAGTACGCAGAGGGTGTGATCGGCGTCGTTGAGTGTGATGCAGTCATCATTGCTGCTGGCATGCGGCCCGACGCCTCTGGCCTGGGTGTCCCCGTGGGTCCTGGGGGAAGGGTCCAGGTGGACGAGAACACGCTGCAAACCAGCATTCCCTATGTGTTTGCCGCGGGTGATGTGGTTACGGGGCCTTCGATGATTGTCTCTGCAGTGGGGCAGGGGCGGCGCGCTGCTTTTATGATCGACCGATTCCTGCGAGGCGAATCCCTGGACCCCTCGCTGTTTGACTCCTCACTCCCCATGGTGGATAAGAATGAAGTTCTTTCTCGTCAGAGTAGCTACACCTGCATGGACCCCCCGGCAAAGCTCAAGGTAGGGAAGCTGCCTTCTGGCGAGTTCTACCCCGAGGAGGTGCCTCTAAGCGAAGAAGAGGCCCTCCTGGCCGCGAGCCGTTGTTTGGATTGTGGCGTTTGCTCAGAGTGTCAGCAGTGCGTAGTCACTTGTCCAGCCAGTTGTATCGATCTAGGCATGCATGACCGTGAGTACGAGGTTGAGGTGGGAGCGGTCATCCTAGCCACAGGCTTCGAGCTGTTTCCGGCCGATGCCAAACCGCAGTACGGATACGGGCGCTACAAGAACGTGATAACGGGCATGCAGATGGACCGGCTGCTTGCCCCCACTCGCCCTTATAACGCGGTGGTGCGTCCCAGTGACGGGAAGATTCCCGACCGGATCGCCTATGTTCTCTGCACGGGGTCCCGGGATGAGACTGTGGACAATCCCTTGTGCTCCAAGATTTGTTGCATGTATTCCATCAAGCAAAATCAGCTCATCATGGGCACCTTGCCGCTGGCTGACGTTACGGTCTACTACATGGATGTCCGGGCGGCTGGCAAGGGGTACGACGAGTTCTTTGAGCAGGCCAAAGCTATGGGGGCGAATTTTGTGCGTGGTCGCATCGCCGAGATCATCGAAAAAGATAACGGTGACTTGGTCTTGCGCTACGAGGACATTGAGAACGGGGGTGGCATGGTTGAGGCTGAGCACGATTTGGTAGTGCTCGCTGTGGGAGTGCGGCCAAATCTGGACTTGAAACAAGTCTTCCCGGACAGCGCTCCGGCACTGGATGAATATCTGTATGTGGCGGAAGCAGACGAAGATCTTGATCCCGGTCGTACCACTCTCCCGGGGATATTTGTGGCAGGTGCGGCGGCGGGCG
- a CDS encoding sulfurtransferase TusA family protein → MSQESGVDLASIQSNKVVDARGTSCPGPVLAAKKGMAEVKVGEVLEVLATDSGTQKDLPAWAKKMGHEFLGVVEEAGYTRLFVRKMK, encoded by the coding sequence ATGTCGCAGGAAAGCGGTGTTGATCTTGCTTCGATTCAGAGCAACAAAGTTGTGGATGCACGGGGAACTTCTTGCCCGGGTCCGGTGCTGGCTGCTAAGAAGGGCATGGCCGAAGTAAAGGTAGGCGAGGTTCTTGAAGTTCTTGCCACCGACTCCGGAACCCAAAAAGACCTTCCGGCTTGGGCCAAGAAAATGGGTCACGAATTTCTAGGCGTGGTGGAAGAAGCCGGATACACCAGACTTTTCGTGCGCAAAATGAAGTAG
- a CDS encoding hydrogenase iron-sulfur subunit, producing the protein MASSGTFSPKILVFSTNNISDPGIDLAGSNHLHYSPRAVVISLPCSSGIKPSWVLYALEQGFDGVFVAADGEECAYLPNCGERTAKLVARAQDLLRERGYQPRRVKMAAICSVCAEPFVGHLREFAEALRELGPAQNDVSGPQASAGVEGDRP; encoded by the coding sequence GTGGCAAGTAGCGGCACATTTTCTCCCAAGATACTGGTTTTCTCCACCAATAACATAAGTGATCCGGGCATAGACCTGGCAGGTAGCAATCATCTGCATTACTCACCACGGGCCGTGGTTATCAGCTTGCCTTGTTCAAGCGGAATAAAGCCCTCTTGGGTACTGTACGCGCTGGAACAAGGGTTTGATGGGGTGTTTGTGGCAGCTGACGGCGAAGAGTGCGCCTATCTTCCCAACTGCGGCGAGAGAACGGCCAAGCTTGTTGCCCGGGCGCAGGACCTTCTGCGGGAGCGCGGCTACCAGCCCAGGCGGGTCAAGATGGCTGCCATCTGTTCTGTGTGTGCAGAACCGTTTGTGGGTCATCTTCGTGAGTTCGCCGAGGCACTGCGTGAGCTTGGACCGGCCCAGAATGACGTCTCTGGACCGCAGGCCTCTGCAGGCGTTGAGGGGGACAGGCCATGA